From the Hordeum vulgare subsp. vulgare chromosome 1H, MorexV3_pseudomolecules_assembly, whole genome shotgun sequence genome, the window TTGGATTTCATAAATGTTCACAACTTTAACCCAATGTTTATGAATTTTGAAAAGCTCACATTTAGAAAATATGTTTTTAAATTTGTTCAAAATACCCAAGCGCAATTAGAGACCTCATATTCCAcgcacaacaacacaacatgccGAATAGCGCCGGAAATATGTACTACACACTCGCTAGGTCTATTATTCTGTTTTTTAGGGTCACTCGGTCTATTAGTTTGCTTGTTCTTTTGGGGTTGGTCGGTTCATTAGCAATCGCCACTAGGGAGAGCCCATGACCCCTGCTTTTACGCCGCCATTTTGGAAAAAGAATATAAGCATGGGACATTCGTTTTCAATATAGTAAACAAGTTTCAAAAAAGATAGAAATTAATAaataacataaaaataaaattgttcttgatttttttaaaattttgagaaaTGTTAAAAAAATTGAAGGAATGTTCATGAATAGCTAAAAGTTCATGCAATTATAAAAGATATTCAATTTCTTTGAACATATTCATGGAAATTAAATTTCTCTCAttaagaatgtataaaatctcccTAAATAGGACTTAAACCTATGACTAGTGAGTTAACAACCGACCACTCTAACACTGAGCTACTGAGGAACAAAGGGAAATTCAACCTCCTAGAGTTCAAGTCCCTTTCATTCTGTGTGACGGAGGGAATGTACCATTCAAGCCTTTTTTTCATACTTTTCCCGGCGGTCTGGAGAAATATTCATAAATTTAAATTATATGACATATTGTTCAAgcttttttttaaatattcataAAGTTTTGAAAATCTTTACAAAACCTAAAAATCGTCATaaattgaaaaaaagttcattttTAAAACAATGTTCATTGATTTATGTTAAAAATAATTCCATAGGTTTTAAAAAATAAGCTAGTtgtgcaaaataaaaaagaaacaaaaaggacACGGATATAGAGGGAGCGGTCCCTCGAGGAGGTTCCCAAATAGTTGTATGCTAAAAGAAATCTCCTATCCAGAACCAATGATTTCCCTGGCTAGATACTACTCCTTCTAAGCGAAAACCATAAATCTCAATACTTATTTTGAATCGGATGGAGTACCATGTCATCCCTCATTGACCCTCAAAAAACAACTTGAGCACATCCAATGAAAATGAAGAAAGTTTAACGGACCCCCAAAACGAGCCCACCTGCAGCGCCAGGGTGTTCACATGACACGTGACAGTATTAGGATGCTCATGCAAACCAACATATGGTTGAGTGGTTAGAGAAACTGTGGTATCCTCAGCTAAATCTGGGCGTACACCGGCCCGAGTCGGGCTTTGGAAAGCCCGAATCAAAAATCTCAGGCCTGAGCCCGGCCCGACCCGGCAAAAAAAATGCAAATCTCAGGCCTGAACCCGGCCCGAACGAACTAAAAAGGGAATTTTTGTGCTGGGCCTCCGTGTAAAATGGTGATTTGTGCAagcccgagccccgcccgaactGCTACCCGGGCTTGAAAACCCGACCCGAACCCAGCCTGAACTGCTACCCGGGCTTGAAAACCCGACCCAAACCCGGCCTGAACTACAAACCCGGCCCGCCCCGGCCCGGGTTTTTCAGGCCGGGCTATCCATGCCCAGATTTGTTCTCAGCCCATCAGAATTCAAGTCATGATGCTTACACAAGGTGCTTATAGAAGTAGAGTGTGTGTGTACGTTCATAGAGGTGAATGTATGTGCGTATATATAAACGATTGCGTCTGTATTGTGTTTAAAAAAAATActtccttcgtcccaaaataactgtcttaactttatactagttctaatacaaagttatactaaccttaaaacatttattttgggacggagggagtattaggaTACCTCGGAGTCCGTTGTGGCGGACGTGTGAACATCCGAAATCTCCCTTAGTTTGATGTTGGTTCGTGGAATTTCGAACGTTCAGACATATGACGATCAAAAATGCTTAGACAGTCCGGACATTTGTGATCGATTTGATGATCCGTCGTTGGAGTTGTCCTAATATCTCAGTCCCAGTATGCAGGTACGTTTACACTTGGAACACCATGACCCCAAAAGCATAGCCACTTTATTCCTGCAGATAGAAGTGAATATAAGCATACAAGTAAGATAAGATGCACGCACCAACTGGTCACTGGTGCGTGTAGGCAACATGCGCCTATAAATACCTCCCTgcatcatcaccctttcctcaagTGAGCATCTGGGTTCAATACACAAatacacacacaaaaccaaagAAGCGGAGAGGAGCAAGTAGAAGAGCGGAGGCGATGGAGCACGAGCACCAgtacatcagcagcagcagcttcgtcaaagagaggaggcctccgGCGAAGAGGGGTCAGGTCATGATGCAGATGGCGAGGACACTGAGCAACCTCGTGTCTCCGGGCGGCGCTGCTGCCGCCGACGACCCGAAGAAAGCCATTCGCAACAGCTTCAAAGAGGAAACAAGCTAAAACTACACGAAATATTAGATGGGTGTGGTGTATGGAACCGGAACCTAAAGTGAtcatcttggggggggggggtgttacaGGATGGCACCTGTTTGATCCAGTAGAGCGTAACTTCTCTTGTGTGTAAATTGCTCCAACTTACGTGTGCAGTATGGGCGAATTTTCAGAAAGAAAGTTCCATGTTATTTATGGACAAGCTTTTAGTATGTGTTGCTTGATTTCTGTTTTCCTACTCTGCTTAGTTTCTACTCTACTACCTGACAAACAAACTGTACAGGGTGTATTTGGCAAGCTCCGTGTCATTTGTTTCTCCAAACTGGCAGAAAATCTTTTACAGACCATGATCAGGGACCGTAGCCAGTTCCTCATCAGGCGTGCTCAGAAAGATTCTGAAGACTAAGTGGTGCAGTACAGGCAACCAATCAATCAGAGGAGACGGGAGAAGATTCCGACAACTCACTCCCTCATGCTAGCTAGCAACTTCTAACTGAACGGGCTTACTGATGTGTGGTTTGGAGCATGCTTAATTTAATTGAGAGGGCCAATCCTGTGTGTCAGTCGCTGAACATGTGCTTCTTCTACATCTACCTAGTCGATGGACGGACACTTCCTTCCGGGCTCGAAGGTCAACTACTGGCAAGCAGTCTGCAGATAGATCGGCGATCTGGATCGATGTCACCCTTGTGGAAGGCCGTCCTCTGCTTGACGCTGTTTGCCGCATGGCGATCGCAGGTCGAATTCAGGACAATGACCTCTCGGCGCCCGCCGCTTGACTGCGCTCAGCGTTGCCCTTGCAGCGGCCAGAGCCACCTCCACCGCCCTTACAGCCACCCAGAGACGCAATCACGCGCCCCCTTGCTCGACGAGGCGCCTCCGGGTGGCCACTCTGTCGCTGCAGGGGCAGCGGCTGGCGGCGACGCGGGCGGGAAGGCGTCCTGCCTGCCTCTCGCCAGGGAGGTCGGCGTCCGGGAGGCAGCCGGCGGGGGAGGCAATTTCATCGTGTCGCCGCTGTCCATCCACGCGGCGCTCGCGCTGGTGGCCGCCGGCTCGCGGGGGGAAACGCGCGAGGAGCTCCTGGGGTTCCTCGGGTCAACGTCGATCGACGAGCTGTACGGCGCGGCGGCGACGGAGCTGGCAGGCAGGCTCAACGGCCTGACGCAGACGTCCTTCGCCTGCGGCGTGTGGGTCGACCGGGGGCTGGCGCTCGAGCCGGAGTTCATGGCCACCGCCGCGTCGAAGTACGCTGCCACCGCGGAATCCGTGGGTTTCTCCTCGGAGCCCGAGCAGGCGAGGCAGCGAGTGAACGCCTTCGTCGCCGGCGCGACGAACGGGCGCATCCGCGACGTCCTTCCTCCCGGCTCGGTCAGCTCGTCCACGCGAGTCATCCTCGCCAACGCGCTCTACTTCAAAGGGACGTGGTCTCAGCCGTTCGACCAGTCGGCGACCTTCAGCGCGCCGTTCCATGTCCCGGACGGCACCATCGTGCGCGTGCCGTTCATGACGACGGGCCGGTTCGAGTTCGAGCAGCACGTCGCCGTCTACCCGGGCTTCAGGGCCCTCAAGCTGCCATACAAGAACGACGGCGACCACGTGGCGCAGCGAGCCGAGGCTGCATTCTACATGCTTCTCCTCCTCCCGGACGGCGCCACCCTCGGTCTCGCCGATCTCTACGACAAGGCGGTGGCGACGCCGGGGTTCATCAAGAGCCACACGCCGGCGGGCCAGGTTCCGGTCGGGCGGTTCATGGTCCCAAAGTTCAAGTTCACGTTCGAGTTCGAGGCGTCCGCAGACATGCAGAAGCTTGGGGTCACGAGGGCTTTCCAAGGCGGCGACTTCTCGGGCATGGTGAGCGGCGGGGATGGGCTCTTCATATCGGGCGTGTACCATAAGGCCACCATCGAGGTGGACGAGCTGGGCACCGTGGCCGCCGCAGCAACGGCCGTAGTTTTCAGTCAGAGCGCGAGCGCGCCACGGCCTCCGGTGGATTTCGTGGCGGATCGGCCTTTCTTGTTCGCCATCGTTGAGGAGAGAACCAGCGCAGTACTGTTCCTTGGCCATGTGGTTAATCCTCTGAATGAATGAGCAGTTGACTCTGGGGCTGTGAGTGGGTATAAAGAATTCCAAACCAAGCCGTGAAATGTGGTGTCACATGTTCAAAGGTTGTATGCTT encodes:
- the LOC123414701 gene encoding putative serpin-Z12, whose protein sequence is MLNLIERANPVCQSLNMCFFYIYLVDGRTLPSGLEGQLLASSLQIDRRSGSMSPLWKAVLCLTLFAAWRSQVEFRTMTSRRPPLDCAQRCPCSGQSHLHRPYSHPETQSRAPLLDEAPPGGHSVAAGAAAGGDAGGKASCLPLAREVGVREAAGGGGNFIVSPLSIHAALALVAAGSRGETREELLGFLGSTSIDELYGAAATELAGRLNGLTQTSFACGVWVDRGLALEPEFMATAASKYAATAESVGFSSEPEQARQRVNAFVAGATNGRIRDVLPPGSVSSSTRVILANALYFKGTWSQPFDQSATFSAPFHVPDGTIVRVPFMTTGRFEFEQHVAVYPGFRALKLPYKNDGDHVAQRAEAAFYMLLLLPDGATLGLADLYDKAVATPGFIKSHTPAGQVPVGRFMVPKFKFTFEFEASADMQKLGVTRAFQGGDFSGMVSGGDGLFISGVYHKATIEVDELGTVAAAATAVVFSQSASAPRPPVDFVADRPFLFAIVEERTSAVLFLGHVVNPLNE